The Faecalibacter bovis genome includes the window AACATCTCCAGAGTTTTTAAAATCTAATAAATTGCTATTAGTTGCTCCATTATGTCCAGCTAAATCAATATCAAAATCACTGTCACTTAAATTTTCATCTCTCGAAGCTACTAAGTGTTCATCTCCTTCCATCATATTCTTGATTGCAGTTCCAATCGGAGTAAACATTATAGCGATTAAACCCACGACTACAGCTACAGCCAAAAGAATTTGTTTATTTGATTTCATGTTAAATCCTTTAATTCTTAATTCTGTTTACAAAGATGATGACAAAAAAAATATTGCACAAATTTTATAAAATGATTTCCTCCTTTACTAATGTCATAAAGTTGCGGGAATTTGTTTTTGATAGTATGTTTTTTCGATGGGTATCTACTGTATGTTTGCTTAGGTGTAATTTGGTAGAAATTTCATGACTTGTAAATCCTTCTCTCACTAAATCGTAAATCTGATTTTCTCTTTTAGTTAAATTATATTTATTTTCAATTTGAACAAACTTATTGGTTTGTCTGTCAAAAATTTTAAAATCGTCACTTGATCTTTCTTCATTATAATTGATCAGTTCATGAAAAACCAATGCGCGTGTCATATTCCCATTTTCATTCACGTCCAAAGCATGGTAACTTTGTTTCACGCGGATATATTGACCAGACAAAATTCTAGTTCTATAAGTATATGTTACAACAAATCTAAACTGTTCCCTTTCTGATAACGACAGGTTAAAATTAATTGCTTTCCTTTCGCATTCCATCACATAATTGTAATCATCAGCATGCAAAAACTCTATTATTTCAAGAAATGTATAATCTTCTTTATCGTACCCTAAAATTTCTTTAAAACTTTCACTAGTATAAAGTATTTCATTCGTTAAACAGTTAAATATAAAATAATAACTAGGATTTATCTTTGGTTTTTTAGTTGGTACGGTATCAATATTATTAGGATGTTTAAACCAAAAATCCCATTCAGCTTTAGTTTTATGGTTTATCATATTTTGGATAATTAACATTAAATTAATTATTTAAAATCAATTAATTAAAACAATTTGTATATAAATTTTCAATTAATTTCAAATTATTATTTATAAGTATTTAAAAACATTTATAAATAAAAAAGAGAGGATAATTTCCTCTCTTTGTTTATGATAATGAAGTTGTATATTCTTCAATTAGTTCTAAAATTTCAGTAATAATATCCTGACCATGATTTTCTAAATAATATCGATCTAAATCTTCCTCAAAATCAGCTCTCGAATATTTGTCTGGATCTCTTTTGAAACGTTCTGTAAAAATCATTGCTTTAGCAGGGCGTGGACCAAAACGGAATGCTTCGTCACCATCTGGCGTTACACCAATAATAATAGGAATTGAATGTGATCCATTTGTGTTGTATTCCTCCATTAATTCAATGTTCTCATCACGAAAAACAAATTTACATTCCACACCAATAGTTTCAGCCAAACGATCTACAACTGGAACAATTTGTGAAGCATCTTCGCACCAACCTTCAGAAATTATAAGGAATTTTATGTCGGCATTATATGATTTTGCCTTTTTTTCCATCCCTGGATTATATCTAAAATTCTTTCTGATTTCTCTACTTTGCTTTAAATTGATAGCATAATAAGGTACTAATTCTTTCGGATCATCCAATTCTATTTGTTCTTCTAATTGATCTTCAATCTTTTCAAGATAATCTTCAAAACTATATCCATTCTTTATGTAGTCTAATAAAGTCATTGTTCTTATTTTTTGCAAATATAGTTTAAATTAATGGTTATGATTTGAATATAGCGAGACATTTCTTGTCGCTAAAAATCACTAAATTCGCAAGATAAAGCAGTAAATGATGTATCGTAATCCACTAAAAAAAACAATTGAATATTTAAAAGGTTGTGGTCCTGAACGTGCAAAATCTCTTCAGTCTGAATTAGGAATATTTAGATATGAAGATTTATTGAATCATTTTCCATTTCGTTATGTAGATCGATCAAAGTATTATTCTATAAATGAAATTAGATCTACAGCTGCTGAAATTCAATTGAAAGGTCAAATTGTTTCAATTCAAGATATTAATCAAGGCAAAGTTAAACGTACAGTTGCTAAATTTCAGGATGGAACTGGCACGTTGGAATTAACTTGGTTTAAAATCACAAAATGGCAACGAGAAAAACTTCAGAATGACGTTTATAAAGAAGTAGTTGTTTATGGAAAATTGAACGAATTTAATGGCAATTACAGTATAGTTCATCCAGAAATTGAAACTATTGAAGATGCTAAACAAGCTCCTCAAGGTTTATTTCCTGTTTATTCAAGTACAGAAAAACTTCAAAAGAAAGGAATTTCGAACAGAATAATTCAGAAAATGGTAACTGCTATTTTTGATGAGCACATCAAAATTGAAGAAAATCTTCCACAAAATTTAATTCAACATTTTAAACTGATGTCAAGGGAACAAGCGTATAAAACAATACATTTTCCTTTGAATTTAGATGATTTAAAACAAGCTGAAAATCGTTTGAAATTTGAAGAATTATTTTTTCTGAACATGAGTATGCTTTCTCAAAAAATCCAAAATAAAGCTAAAAATAGATCAAATTCATTTCCTGTAATTGGAGATTATTTTAATACATTTTACAACCATCATTTACCTTTTGAACTAACTGGTGCTCAGAAACGAGTTATAAAAGAAATCCGAATGGATTTAAAACAACCTGCGCAAATGAACCGTTTGTTACAAGGAGATGTTGGTTCTGGTAAAACCATGGTTGCGTTATTAAGTATGTTAATTGCTTTGGATAATGGATATCAAGCAGCTTTAATTGCTCCAACTGAAATTTTAGCTCAGCAGCATTATAACAGTATTGTAGAAATGTTGGGAGATATGAATGTTGAGGTTGCACTTTTAACGGGATCGGTAACAAAAAAGAAAAGAGAACCAATTCTTGAAAATTTGTTGTCAGGAAAATTACAAATCATTATAGGTACACACGCTTTATTAGAAGATACGGTACAATTTCAAAATTTAGGTTTATCAATCATTGATGAACAACACCGTTTTGGAGTTGCACAACGAGCTAAATTTTGGAGAAAAGCTAAACTTCCTCCACATATTTTAGTGATGACAGCAACGCCAATTCCTCGTACGTTGTCTATGACGATGTATGGTGATTTAGATGTTTCTATTATTGATGAACTTCCGCAAGGTCGTAAACCAATTCAAACACTTTATAAAACTGACGCTCATCGTTTACAATTGTTCGATTTTATGAAAAAAGAAATCGAAAAAGGACGTCAGGTTTATGTGGTTTATCCGCTGATTGAAGAATCTGAAAAATTAGATTTAAAGGATTTGATGGACGGTTTTGATTCTATTACACGCCATTTCCCGTTGCCAAAATATGCTGTCGGAATAGTTCATGGAAAACAAAAAGCGAAAGATAAGGTGTTTGAAATGCAACGATTTAAGCGTGGTGAAACACAAATTTTAGTTGCTACTACTGTGATTGAAGTGGGTGTAAATGTGCCCAATGCTTCAGTTATGATTATTGAAAATTCTGAGCGTTTTGGTCTTTCTCAACTGCATCAGTTGCGTGGTAGAGTAGGTCGTGGAGCCGAACAATCATACTGTATTTTGATGGTTGGTGGTAAATTAAATCCAACGAGCAAACGTAGAATTGAGGCAATGTGTGAAACGAATGATGGATTTCAGTTGGCTGAAATCGATCTAGAATTACGTGGTCCTGGAGATATGATGGGCACTCAACAAAGTGGTGTTTTAGATTTTAAAATTGCAGACATTACGAAAGATAAAAAAATACTACAAGCGGCGAGGACTTGCGTTGAACATATCTTAAAAATTGATCCAAATTTAAATCTTCCAGAACATCAAAATACTCGTAACTTTTTTGTAGACAATTTTAAAGATAAAGTTGGTTGGAGTAAAATTTCGTAGTTTAATGTTGTTAATTATTTGCGTTTAAATATTTTTGGCATGATTAATGTTTTATAAATTAGTGTGTTAGAGAGCGTTATTAATAAAGGTTTTCTTAGATTTAACTCTAATTTAATATTGAATTTTAACACATATAACAATTTTTAACATAATTTTAATTTTAAATCTTTTTAAAATGAAGTATTATAACACTAATCATGTGAGGTCTTTACAAGGCGTAGATGTAGAAGGTAATTCTTTATGGTTATTTAACCATCATCAAAATTTAATGGTTTTGTTAGAAAATCAAACCATTACATCGAAACCAAATCTTTCATTCCAACGAGCACGTTAATATTTATTTTATGAAAGATCAAGTTTAAATAGCTTACAAGTCGATTTTGTAAGCTATTTTTTTTTTGATTTAACTTTGAAAAGTCTTTATTGGCGCAGGATAGATAAAACTTATTTATTTATCAAAAAATACAATATTTACAATTTACCGCTCTAATATCTTTAAATTCAAACGTTATAAGATTTAATTATAATTCATAGATTTTATAGATTTGATTTATAATACAACCATCATTAGTTTTGCTCTGTAAAAATTTAGTAATAGAACAAAACAAATATAAAATGATCAAAAGAAGTTTAGTTTTAGGGTTAGCTTTCTTATCTACGATAGGATTCGCACAACAATTAACTACAAATACTGGGACGCCAGTAGGAGACAACCAAAATTCAAAAACTATCGGTAACAATGGACAAGTTTTATTAGAAGACATCCATTTAATTGAAAAATTAGCTGCTTTCGACCGTGAGCGTATTCCAGAACGTGTTGTACACGCTCGTGGAGCTGGAGCTTTCGGAGAATTCGTTGCTGCTGCAGATTTTTCTGACGTTACGATGGCAGATTTTTTATCTACTGCAGGTAAAAAAACACCTTTATTTTTACGTTTTTCAACTGTAACTCACCAAGCTGGTTCTCCTGAAACTTACCGTGATCCTCGTGGATTTGCAGTAAAGTTTTATACAGAGCAAGGGAACTACGATTTAGTTGGAAATAACTTACCAGTTTTCTTTATTCGTGATGCCATCAAATTCCCAGACATGGTACACGCATTCAAACCATCTCCATTAACAAACGGAGCGTCTGATCCAAATCGTGTTTTTGATTTCTTCTCTAATATTCCGGAATCAACTCACATGTTAACTTGGTTATTTTCAGACTACGGAACTCCAGCAAACTACCGTGAAATGGTTGGTAACGGAGTACACGCTTACAAATGGGTTAATGCAAAAGGAGAGGTTACTTATGTAAAATACCACTTCAAACCTCACCAAGGTGAAAGAAATTTAACTACTGAAGAAGCTTCTCAAATCCAAGCAAATAGTATTGAGCATGCAACTTTAGATTTACATAACGAAATCGCTAAAGGAAATTTCCCAAAATGGGATTTGTACGTTCAAATGTTAAAGAGAGAAGATTTTGATAAATTAGACTTCAATCCAGTTGACGTAACTAAAATTTGGCCAGAATCTGTTGCTAAAATGGTTAAAGTTGGAACAATGACATTAAACGAAAATCCATCTAATTATTTCCAACAAGTTGAGCAAGCTGCTTTCTCTCCAGCGACTTTAGTTCCTGGTATCGAGCCGTCTGAAGATAAATTATTACAAGGTAGATTATTCTCTTACTTTGATACGCAGCGTCACCGTTTAACTGGAAACTTCCAACAGATTCCTGTGAACGCAGCTAAAAACAAAGTAACAACTCACAATTCTGATGGATATATGTCTATTCGTGAGCAAAAAGGAGATGTTAATTATCAACCATCTACAAATGCACCAGCAATTGTAGATAACGCAAAATTCAAATATTCTAAATCAGTTTTCCCAGCTGGAACAACTACAGTTCAAGGAAAAATTGATAAAGAAAATAACTTTGCACAAGCAGGAGATTTATATAAATCATTCTCTAAAAAAGATCAAGATAACTTAATTAAAAATTTATCTGGAGCTTTAAATGCTGTTAAAAATAAAGTAATCGTTCACAAAATGATTGCTCATTTCTACCAAGCAAATACTGAGTACGGTACACGTTTAATGAAGGCTACAAATACTTCAATGAATGATGTAAAACAATACTTACCAAAATAATATTTAATATATTAATTATAGATTGGAGTCGATTGATTTCGGCTCCATGACTTTCAAAATAAACAATCAATTATGAAAAAGTTTATCTTAACATTAGCCTTAGTTTTTGCTTCAAATTTGGCAATAGCTCAGGATTTATATTCTGCATCAAGAGAGAATAATGTTGCTTTAATGGAACAATTAATAAGTGAAGGAGCAGATATTAATAAAGCTAATGAACGTGGATTTACACCATTAATTTTAGCTGTTTACAACAATAATTTAGATGTTGCTAAATTATTATTAAACAAAGGAGCAAACCCAAATGCGCAAGATAAATCTGGAAATAATGCCTTAATGGGTGCTGCTTTTAAAGGTTATACTGAAATGGCAAAGCTTTTAATTGAAAATAAAGCTGATGTAAACCAAGTTAATTTTAATAATGCATCATCTTTAATTTTTGCGGTAACATTTGGTCGCAATGATATTGCTAAATTGTTAATTGAAAACGGAGCTGATTTGACAATAAAAGATAGCAGTGGGAAAACGGCAAAAGATCACGCTATCTTGCAAGAAAATAAAGAGATTTTAGATCTTTTATAATAAGAAAGGAGAACGTAAGTTCTCCTTTTTTGTTTAAATTTTATGATCAAATTTTCAGTTTTAATCGTCATATTTAACTTTATTATTAAGTTTAAATTATTGAAAATTAATTTGTGATTAATTCTTTAATTTATACTTGTGAATAAAGGTTAAGTTATTTTAATTTTTATAATATTTTATTTTGATTATTTATAATCATTAATAGTAATAACATTTAAATAAATTAAAGGAAAATCTCGTATATTTAGTTTTATAAACTTAAATTTAAAGTTTAGACTAAGCTAACTATTACCCAAAACTAAATTAAAGATGACAGCTCCGTTAGTGATGACTCAAGAGCAACTTGAGCAAGAAAATATAGAGATTACAAGACGTTATAAAGTGATGTTGAAAAACACCTATGTAACCTTGTCAGATGATGATAAAAAATTAATTAGAAAAGCATTCGATTTAGCAGTTGAAGCGCACAAAGATCAACGCAGAAAAACAGGTGAACCATACATTTATCACCCGATTGCAGTTGCTCAAATAGTTGCAGATGAAATAGGGTTAGGAGCTACTTCTATTGCTGCTGCATTGATGCACGATGTAGTTGAAGACACTGATTATACAATAGAAGATATTGAAAAGTTATTTGGGAAGAAAATTGCTAAAATCATTGACGGTTTAACTAAAATTTCTGTTTTAAATAAACAAGATGTTTCTATTCAGTCAGAAAATTATAAAAAATTATTATTGACGCTTTCTGAAGATGTCCGAGTAATTTTAATCAAAATAGCTGATCGTTTACACAACATGCGTACGCTTGAAAGTATGCGTGAAGATAAACAGCTTAAGATCGCATCTGAAACGATTTTTATTTATGCACCTTTAGCTCATCGAATGGGCTTGTATAATATAAAATCTGAATTAGAAGATTTAAGTTTACGTTATACAAAACCTGAAGATTATTTCGGGGTTGAACGTAAATTAAGTGAAACTAAGGAAGAAAGGGAGAAATATATAAAAGATTTCATTCGTACTTTAAAAGATAAGTTAGATGAAGAAGGTTTAGAATTTGAAATTAAAGGCCGTTCAAAATCTATTAATTCCATTTACCGTAAAATGGTAAAACAAGGAATTCCTTTTGAAGAGGTGTATGATCTTTTTGCAATCCGAATTATTTATCGTTCAGATCGTAAAAATGAAAAATTCTTAGCCTGGAAAATATATTCTATGGTTACGGATATTTATATTCCAAATCCTAAGCGTATGCGAGATTGGATTACTCATCCAAAATCAACAGGTTACGAATCTTTACACGTTACGGTGATGGGGCCGGAAGCTCGTTGGATTGAAGTTCAAATTCGTTCTGAGCGTATGGATGAAGTTGCTGAAATGGGTATCGCTGCACATTACAAATACAAAGAAAATTATAACGAAGAAGATACAAAAGTAGACGAGTGGATTCATCAAGTTCGTGAAATGTTAGAGCAAGAGGACACGAAAGATGCGATTGAATTTATGGATAGTTTCCAGTTTAATTTGTATTCTAAAGAAATTTACGTGTTTACGCCTAAAGGAGATTTACATTCGTTGCCAAAAGGAGCAAGTTCTTTAGATTTTGCTTATGCTATACATACGAACGTTGGCGATCGTTGTTTAGGTGCTAAGGTAAATGGAAAATTATATCCACTTTCTTATAAACTACAATCGGGTGATCAGGTTGAGATTATCACATCCTATCAGCAAAAACCTAAGATTGAATGGTTAGAATATGCAATTACATCTAAAGCAAGAAGTAAAATTAAAGCTTCATTAAATTCGGATAAACGTAAAGTTGCCGAAGATGGTAAAGAAGTTTTAATGCGTAAACTTCGCCATTTAAAAGTGGATTTTTCAGAACAAACAGTCAATCAATTACAGCAATTTTTTAAATTAAATTCTAGTCAGGATTTATTTTATAACGTTGCGATGGGAATCATTGATAATAATGAATTAAGAAAGTATGTAGATAGTACAACTGGATTTACAGGATTATTTAATAGATTCAGAAAATCAACATTCAGTTCATCTCCAGCAAAACCAAAACCGCAAGAATTTGTGGACAAATCTAAGTTAGATAGCTTAGTTTTTGGAAATGATGAAGAACGATTAAATTATGAAATAGCAACTTGTTGTAGTCCAATTCCTGGTGATAAAGTTTTTGGATTTATTACAGTTTCAAAAGGAATTAAGGTTCATAAAGTTGATTGTCCAAACTCAGTTTCATTACAAGCCAATTACGCCTATCGTATCATTAAAGCGAAATGGATTGATTCTACTCAACAAGAATTCAAGGCTTTGTTAGAATTAGAAGGATTGGATCGTCCAGGAATGGTTTCGGATATAACTTTGGTTGTATCTAAAAACAATGCTTTAAACATGCATAGCATTAACCTGTCTGAAGAAGCAGGTGTTTTTAATGGAAAAATTACACTTTCGGTTAAAAATAAATCTCAATTAGAAGATGTAATGAAAGAGTTAGAGCAAATTGAAGGAATACAAACAGTTAAAAGAACTTATAAAAACTAAGATGAAAATACTAATACTTATTTTAGGATTTTTTCCAATCTTTAATTTTGCTCAAGATAAATCTGTTACAAAAACAGAAATTAAAATTAATGATAGAATTTCTAAATCTATAAAAGAGCCAACTTTTATGGTGAATGATAGTATTGTAGATAGAAATTTAGCATTAAAACTAAATCTTGATTTAATTAAAAATATAATCATCGTAAAAGACGATCCAAAATATCCAGATGGATTAGTTAAAATCACATATAAATATAAATAAAAAAGTCCGACTTTGATTGTCGGACTTTTTCGTTGAAACTAGTAATAAAGGCACAAAGTTACAGAAATCTTTTAGAATACTTCCTATGTATTTCGTTAAGAAATCAAGCAAATCCTTACTAATTTTACATCCCGAAAACAAACAACACACAATGAACTCAAAGAACTATAATCCAATCGAAGAAGTATTAGAAAAAGTGAAATCAAAAGGAGGGTGGGTTAATGCACATTCTCACTTAGATCGTGCTTATTCATTAACACCAGATACTTTTGCATTATCAAATTCTTACTTAAAAGAAAAATGGCATTTAGTAGATGATATGAAGCGTAATTCGTCAGTAGACGACATCTATTTCCGTATGGAAAAAGCCATAACTTATATGTTAGAACAAGGTGCTCAGGCAATTGGTTCTTTTATTGATTGTGATGAGGTAATTGAAGATCGCTCAATTCAAGCGGCTCAACGATTAAAAGATAACTACGGAAAAGACATTGAAATTCGTTTTGCGAATCAAGTTTTAAAAGGAGTTATTGATCCAAAAGCTCGTCAGTGGTTTGATTTATCTTCAGATTTCGTTGATATTATCGGAGGTTTACCTGCGAAAGATTTCGGTAGAGAAGATGAACATTTAGATATTTTATTATCAACTGCAAAAGCTAAAAATAAATTAGTTCATGTTCACGTGGATCAATTTAATACAGACGAAGAAAAAGAAACTGAACAATTAGCTCGCAAAACAATAGAACACGGAATGCAAGGTAAAGTTTCTGCGGTTCACTCAATTTCAGTTGCTGCGCATCCAAGAAAATATCGTTTTGAATTATATGATTTAATTAAAGAAGCTGATATGCATATCATTTCTTGTCCAACTGCTTGGATTGATCATAACCGTACAGAACGTTTAGCGCCATCTCACAATTCGGTTACACCTGTAGATGAGATGATTCCAAGAGGAATAAATGTAGCCTTTGGTACAGATAATATTAATGATATTTATAAACCATTTTCTGATGGACATTTACTTACAGAATTACGTGTAATGTTAGAGTCTTGTCACTTTTATGATGTTGATAAATTAGCAGAAATTGCAACTGATAATGGTTTAAAAGCCTTAGGAATTAAAAAATAAAATGTATATTTATACAGAATAAAAAAAT containing:
- a CDS encoding catalase, which encodes MIKRSLVLGLAFLSTIGFAQQLTTNTGTPVGDNQNSKTIGNNGQVLLEDIHLIEKLAAFDRERIPERVVHARGAGAFGEFVAAADFSDVTMADFLSTAGKKTPLFLRFSTVTHQAGSPETYRDPRGFAVKFYTEQGNYDLVGNNLPVFFIRDAIKFPDMVHAFKPSPLTNGASDPNRVFDFFSNIPESTHMLTWLFSDYGTPANYREMVGNGVHAYKWVNAKGEVTYVKYHFKPHQGERNLTTEEASQIQANSIEHATLDLHNEIAKGNFPKWDLYVQMLKREDFDKLDFNPVDVTKIWPESVAKMVKVGTMTLNENPSNYFQQVEQAAFSPATLVPGIEPSEDKLLQGRLFSYFDTQRHRLTGNFQQIPVNAAKNKVTTHNSDGYMSIREQKGDVNYQPSTNAPAIVDNAKFKYSKSVFPAGTTTVQGKIDKENNFAQAGDLYKSFSKKDQDNLIKNLSGALNAVKNKVIVHKMIAHFYQANTEYGTRLMKATNTSMNDVKQYLPK
- the recG gene encoding ATP-dependent DNA helicase RecG, whose protein sequence is MYRNPLKKTIEYLKGCGPERAKSLQSELGIFRYEDLLNHFPFRYVDRSKYYSINEIRSTAAEIQLKGQIVSIQDINQGKVKRTVAKFQDGTGTLELTWFKITKWQREKLQNDVYKEVVVYGKLNEFNGNYSIVHPEIETIEDAKQAPQGLFPVYSSTEKLQKKGISNRIIQKMVTAIFDEHIKIEENLPQNLIQHFKLMSREQAYKTIHFPLNLDDLKQAENRLKFEELFFLNMSMLSQKIQNKAKNRSNSFPVIGDYFNTFYNHHLPFELTGAQKRVIKEIRMDLKQPAQMNRLLQGDVGSGKTMVALLSMLIALDNGYQAALIAPTEILAQQHYNSIVEMLGDMNVEVALLTGSVTKKKREPILENLLSGKLQIIIGTHALLEDTVQFQNLGLSIIDEQHRFGVAQRAKFWRKAKLPPHILVMTATPIPRTLSMTMYGDLDVSIIDELPQGRKPIQTLYKTDAHRLQLFDFMKKEIEKGRQVYVVYPLIEESEKLDLKDLMDGFDSITRHFPLPKYAVGIVHGKQKAKDKVFEMQRFKRGETQILVATTVIEVGVNVPNASVMIIENSERFGLSQLHQLRGRVGRGAEQSYCILMVGGKLNPTSKRRIEAMCETNDGFQLAEIDLELRGPGDMMGTQQSGVLDFKIADITKDKKILQAARTCVEHILKIDPNLNLPEHQNTRNFFVDNFKDKVGWSKIS
- a CDS encoding thioredoxin family protein yields the protein MTLLDYIKNGYSFEDYLEKIEDQLEEQIELDDPKELVPYYAINLKQSREIRKNFRYNPGMEKKAKSYNADIKFLIISEGWCEDASQIVPVVDRLAETIGVECKFVFRDENIELMEEYNTNGSHSIPIIIGVTPDGDEAFRFGPRPAKAMIFTERFKRDPDKYSRADFEEDLDRYYLENHGQDIITEILELIEEYTTSLS
- a CDS encoding LuxR C-terminal-related transcriptional regulator, with the protein product MLIIQNMINHKTKAEWDFWFKHPNNIDTVPTKKPKINPSYYFIFNCLTNEILYTSESFKEILGYDKEDYTFLEIIEFLHADDYNYVMECERKAINFNLSLSEREQFRFVVTYTYRTRILSGQYIRVKQSYHALDVNENGNMTRALVFHELINYNEERSSDDFKIFDRQTNKFVQIENKYNLTKRENQIYDLVREGFTSHEISTKLHLSKHTVDTHRKNILSKTNSRNFMTLVKEEIIL
- a CDS encoding RelA/SpoT family protein, translated to MTAPLVMTQEQLEQENIEITRRYKVMLKNTYVTLSDDDKKLIRKAFDLAVEAHKDQRRKTGEPYIYHPIAVAQIVADEIGLGATSIAAALMHDVVEDTDYTIEDIEKLFGKKIAKIIDGLTKISVLNKQDVSIQSENYKKLLLTLSEDVRVILIKIADRLHNMRTLESMREDKQLKIASETIFIYAPLAHRMGLYNIKSELEDLSLRYTKPEDYFGVERKLSETKEEREKYIKDFIRTLKDKLDEEGLEFEIKGRSKSINSIYRKMVKQGIPFEEVYDLFAIRIIYRSDRKNEKFLAWKIYSMVTDIYIPNPKRMRDWITHPKSTGYESLHVTVMGPEARWIEVQIRSERMDEVAEMGIAAHYKYKENYNEEDTKVDEWIHQVREMLEQEDTKDAIEFMDSFQFNLYSKEIYVFTPKGDLHSLPKGASSLDFAYAIHTNVGDRCLGAKVNGKLYPLSYKLQSGDQVEIITSYQQKPKIEWLEYAITSKARSKIKASLNSDKRKVAEDGKEVLMRKLRHLKVDFSEQTVNQLQQFFKLNSSQDLFYNVAMGIIDNNELRKYVDSTTGFTGLFNRFRKSTFSSSPAKPKPQEFVDKSKLDSLVFGNDEERLNYEIATCCSPIPGDKVFGFITVSKGIKVHKVDCPNSVSLQANYAYRIIKAKWIDSTQQEFKALLELEGLDRPGMVSDITLVVSKNNALNMHSINLSEEAGVFNGKITLSVKNKSQLEDVMKELEQIEGIQTVKRTYKN
- a CDS encoding amidohydrolase family protein; translation: MNSKNYNPIEEVLEKVKSKGGWVNAHSHLDRAYSLTPDTFALSNSYLKEKWHLVDDMKRNSSVDDIYFRMEKAITYMLEQGAQAIGSFIDCDEVIEDRSIQAAQRLKDNYGKDIEIRFANQVLKGVIDPKARQWFDLSSDFVDIIGGLPAKDFGREDEHLDILLSTAKAKNKLVHVHVDQFNTDEEKETEQLARKTIEHGMQGKVSAVHSISVAAHPRKYRFELYDLIKEADMHIISCPTAWIDHNRTERLAPSHNSVTPVDEMIPRGINVAFGTDNINDIYKPFSDGHLLTELRVMLESCHFYDVDKLAEIATDNGLKALGIKK
- a CDS encoding ankyrin repeat domain-containing protein, with product MKKFILTLALVFASNLAIAQDLYSASRENNVALMEQLISEGADINKANERGFTPLILAVYNNNLDVAKLLLNKGANPNAQDKSGNNALMGAAFKGYTEMAKLLIENKADVNQVNFNNASSLIFAVTFGRNDIAKLLIENGADLTIKDSSGKTAKDHAILQENKEILDLL